Proteins found in one Vallitalea guaymasensis genomic segment:
- a CDS encoding fibronectin type III domain-containing protein, producing the protein MKNIKKLVLFITMLIVISGVNVYAATVGNQLTKPEAGWKRIEQSDNYIVFKGDNWTLNYPAPTKSGGTTTFIKEGVSSEDILEASVSFAFKGSKLRIISDSYYQRSKEIGVKIDGQLVTTYQEYISGDSLLEQALVCEITGLEFDYHSVEIYSIDGVRYGLDSIDIDENGILLDPTLLESPSNLIASPSNEHVKLTWNATDKAESYTILKSTTSSSIDTVIASNVTDTTYIDNDVEPGVTYYYVVRAVKDGVESTDSNVASAMIEKNNNRALLLIKLLDENDKEYDLPISDVDTFMNWYFERGEGQGPAYYVFNKSFNVGPYLSRKDYITYNKIICIEVNEYEE; encoded by the coding sequence ATGAAAAATATTAAGAAGTTAGTTTTATTTATTACAATGTTGATAGTAATTAGTGGGGTTAATGTATATGCTGCAACAGTGGGAAATCAATTAACTAAACCAGAGGCTGGATGGAAAAGAATAGAACAATCTGATAACTATATTGTATTTAAAGGAGATAATTGGACATTAAATTATCCTGCACCAACAAAATCTGGGGGAACCACAACATTTATAAAAGAAGGTGTATCTTCAGAAGATATTCTTGAAGCATCTGTATCTTTTGCTTTTAAAGGAAGTAAGTTGAGAATAATAAGTGATAGCTATTATCAGAGAAGTAAGGAGATTGGAGTAAAGATAGATGGACAACTTGTTACTACATATCAAGAATATATAAGTGGCGACAGTTTATTAGAACAAGCTTTAGTTTGCGAAATAACAGGATTAGAATTTGATTATCATTCAGTGGAGATTTATTCTATAGACGGAGTAAGGTATGGTTTAGATTCAATAGATATTGACGAAAATGGCATTTTGCTTGATCCAACATTACTTGAATCACCATCAAACCTTATAGCATCACCAAGTAACGAACACGTAAAGCTTACATGGAATGCAACAGATAAAGCTGAAAGTTATACTATATTGAAATCAACTACATCAAGTTCAATAGACACAGTTATTGCTTCTAATGTAACAGATACAACTTACATAGACAATGATGTTGAACCAGGAGTAACTTATTACTATGTAGTAAGAGCAGTAAAAGATGGTGTGGAAAGTACAGATTCAAATGTAGCATCGGCTATGATTGAGAAAAATAATAATAGAGCACTTTTACTAATTAAACTATTAGATGAAAATGATAAAGAGTATGACTTACCTATAAGTGACGTAGATACTTTCATGAATTGGTATTTTGAAAGAGGCGAGGGACAAGGACCAGCGTATTATGTTTTTAATAAAAGCTTTAATGTAGGACCTTATCTAAGCAGAAAAGATTATATTACTTATAATAAAATAATTTGTATTGAAGTAAATGAATATGAAGAGTAA
- a CDS encoding SH3 domain-containing protein → MSKKVVALFLVMGVILTFSQNTFAKDTMNNSKNNMILTESIGQEFISDGYVYGDNVYFREEPNPSSTILGVFDKGERVAYYGNDGAYQYVYRYKTGQFGYVHFRYLYFVNEY, encoded by the coding sequence ATGAGTAAAAAGGTAGTAGCATTATTTTTAGTGATGGGAGTTATATTAACATTTAGTCAAAATACTTTTGCAAAAGACACTATGAATAATTCAAAGAATAATATGATCTTAACTGAATCAATTGGACAAGAATTTATATCAGATGGATACGTATATGGTGATAATGTATATTTTAGAGAAGAACCTAATCCATCTTCAACTATATTAGGAGTGTTTGATAAAGGAGAAAGAGTAGCTTACTATGGTAATGATGGAGCTTATCAATATGTATACAGATATAAGACTGGACAATTTGGATACGTTCATTTCAGGTATCTATACTTTGTTAACGAATACTAA
- the sugE gene encoding quaternary ammonium compound efflux SMR transporter SugE, whose product MSWFYLIIAGAFEVVWATALKYSNGFTRLYPSIITVLGMIISFYFLSIATKVLPMGTAYAIWTGIGALGSIIIGILLFKEPCSLTRIFFLLLILIGIIGLKITSINH is encoded by the coding sequence ATGTCTTGGTTTTATCTAATTATTGCTGGTGCATTTGAAGTAGTTTGGGCAACTGCCTTAAAATATTCTAACGGCTTTACCCGATTATACCCATCAATAATTACTGTATTAGGAATGATAATAAGTTTTTATTTTCTATCCATAGCCACTAAAGTACTACCAATGGGTACAGCATATGCTATATGGACTGGAATAGGTGCCCTAGGTTCAATAATCATAGGAATATTATTATTTAAAGAACCTTGTAGTTTAACACGTATTTTTTTCCTACTATTAATCTTGATAGGTATTATTGGACTTAAAATAACGTCTATTAATCATTAA